From a single Micromonospora pallida genomic region:
- the ilvD gene encoding dihydroxy-acid dehydratase, producing the protein MPELRSKTSTHGRTMAGARALWRATGMTDDDFGKPIVAIANSFTQFVPGHVHLKDLGGLVADAVAEAGGVGREFNTIAVDDGIAMGHGGMLYSLPSRELIADAVEYMVNAHCADALVCISNCDKITPGMLLAALRLNIPTVFVSGGPMEAGKTVAIEGIVHSKIDLIDAMIASSNEAVTDDQLGAIERSACPTCGSCSGMFTANSMNCLTEAIGLALPGNGSTLATHAARRSLFVEAGRTVVEVAKRWYEHDDASVLPRSIANRSAFENAVALDVAMGGSTNTILHLLAAAREAELDFDVAAIDAISRRVPCLAKVAPNSPQYHMEDVHRAGGIPAILGELDRAGLLHRDVSSVHSPSLDRWLADWDVRGGSATPEAVELFHAAPGGVRTTEPFSTTNRWSTLDTDAAGGCIRDREHAYSADGGLAILHGNLAPEGCVVKTAGVPEECLTFRGPAKVYESQDDAVSAILAKEVVAGDVVVIRYEGPKGGPGMQEMLYPTSFLKGRGLGRSCALLTDGRFSGGTSGLSIGHASPEAASGGLIALVEPGDEIVIDIPNRSIELNVPADVLEARRIAQEKRDRPYTPVDRQRPVSAALRAYASMATSASDGAYRRVPD; encoded by the coding sequence ATGCCTGAGCTGCGGTCGAAGACCTCCACGCACGGTCGGACGATGGCCGGCGCCCGGGCCCTCTGGCGGGCCACCGGGATGACCGACGACGACTTCGGTAAGCCGATCGTCGCCATCGCCAACAGTTTCACCCAGTTCGTACCCGGACACGTCCACCTCAAGGACCTCGGTGGCCTGGTCGCCGACGCGGTGGCCGAGGCCGGCGGGGTGGGGCGGGAGTTCAACACGATCGCGGTGGACGACGGCATCGCCATGGGGCACGGCGGGATGCTCTACTCGCTGCCCAGCCGGGAGTTGATCGCCGACGCGGTCGAGTACATGGTCAACGCGCACTGCGCGGACGCCCTGGTCTGCATCTCGAACTGCGACAAGATCACGCCGGGCATGCTGCTGGCGGCGCTGCGGCTGAACATCCCGACCGTCTTCGTCTCCGGCGGCCCGATGGAGGCCGGCAAGACGGTGGCGATCGAGGGGATCGTCCACTCCAAGATCGACCTGATCGACGCGATGATCGCGTCGTCCAACGAGGCGGTCACCGACGACCAGCTCGGCGCGATCGAGCGGTCCGCCTGCCCGACCTGCGGCTCCTGCTCCGGCATGTTCACCGCGAACTCGATGAACTGCCTGACCGAGGCGATCGGGCTGGCGCTGCCGGGCAACGGGTCGACCCTGGCCACCCACGCCGCGCGCCGGTCGCTCTTCGTCGAGGCCGGCCGCACCGTCGTGGAGGTCGCCAAGCGCTGGTACGAGCACGACGACGCCTCGGTGCTGCCCCGGTCGATCGCCAACCGGTCGGCGTTCGAGAACGCCGTCGCCCTGGACGTGGCGATGGGCGGCTCGACCAACACGATCCTGCACCTGCTCGCCGCCGCCCGCGAGGCGGAACTGGACTTCGACGTCGCCGCCATCGACGCGATCTCCCGGCGGGTGCCCTGCCTGGCCAAGGTCGCCCCGAACTCGCCCCAGTACCACATGGAGGACGTGCACCGGGCCGGCGGCATCCCGGCCATCCTCGGCGAACTGGACCGCGCCGGGCTGCTGCACCGGGACGTGTCCTCGGTCCACTCCCCCTCGCTGGACCGGTGGCTGGCCGACTGGGACGTCCGGGGCGGCTCGGCGACGCCGGAGGCGGTCGAACTGTTCCACGCCGCCCCCGGCGGGGTTCGCACCACCGAGCCGTTCTCCACCACCAACCGTTGGTCCACGCTGGACACCGACGCGGCCGGCGGGTGCATCCGGGACCGCGAGCACGCGTACTCGGCCGACGGCGGGCTGGCCATCCTGCACGGCAACCTCGCCCCGGAGGGCTGCGTGGTGAAGACCGCCGGGGTGCCCGAGGAGTGCCTGACCTTCCGGGGCCCGGCGAAGGTCTACGAGTCCCAGGACGACGCGGTGTCGGCGATCCTCGCCAAGGAGGTCGTCGCCGGGGACGTGGTGGTGATCCGGTACGAGGGCCCCAAGGGCGGCCCCGGCATGCAGGAGATGCTCTACCCGACCTCGTTCCTCAAGGGACGTGGCCTGGGCCGGTCCTGCGCGCTGCTCACCGACGGCCGGTTCTCCGGCGGCACCTCCGGCCTCTCCATCGGGCACGCCTCCCCCGAGGCCGCCTCCGGCGGGCTGATCGCCCTGGTCGAGCCGGGCGACGAGATCGTCATCGACATCCCGAACCGGTCGATCGAGCTGAACGTGCCGGCCGACGTGCTGGAGGCCCGGCGGATCGCGCAGGAGAAGCGGGACCGGCCGTACACCCCGGTGGACCGGCAGCGCCCGGTCTCCGCCGCCCTGCGCGCGTACGCCTCGATGGCCACCTCGGCCAGCGACGGCGCCTACCGCCGCGTGCCGGACTGA